In Oncorhynchus masou masou isolate Uvic2021 chromosome 11, UVic_Omas_1.1, whole genome shotgun sequence, the genomic stretch ACAGTTGTTGGGCCCATCCTTGACCTAGGCCTATAAGCTTTCAAAACAAGTTACAGTAGCTTCAACTGATAGACACCTCCGGCTGTAGTCATGTTTTGTTTGTGTCAGTGGTTCAAAACTCTCTTTACTTGCTTACATGACTTGTGTAATCTGGTGCTCCAAGTGCCCCTCGACTGGAGGGGCACATTTGTATGTGCAAATTTAGAGCCCGGAAGCCTTCCAACCTCTGCTCTTTGGCTTGCAGCAGTAACCTGAGCTGAGTTGAAGCAGCCTACATGCCGTATAGATGCTTGGATCCTCAGGGTCTCTCCAATTAcctagtatagacctataggacTGCCTTACATTTGAAGATCACCCTATAATTCACACGATCTGGTCCCGTTAGGACATCTTATCGGTCAGCAGCCGTTCATCCAGTCATCCTCAGACTCCGCATCACTGGAGTCAATACTAGTGCACTTAGCTGTCTTCGATGACATCAGCCTGGTAGAGAGTGCATGCCGAGCCCCTGGTGGTCTGGTCTCGCGGCATTAAAATTCAGGTCACGCTGTAAAAATAAGTACCTATGAAAGCCTGAACTGCACTGGTGGAATTCCGCCCTGCTCGGCCTAGCAATCAAATCTTCTTACTGAGATTTTGAACCCTGACACCTCCCAACTAAGTATTTTAAAACAATGACTTTAAACTCTTGCTTTCTCTTTCTCGCTTTTCCCTTATTGAATGTCTGTATATGATTGGGGGAAACGGAGATTGGTTGCCAGGTAGAAAATGGTTTGTTACCAAGTTAAGTAGGCTAAGTCTGACATATGGTATAGCTGACATATCAGGCACGTCAGGTCAATGTAGGGTCTTAAACGGCTGCATCACTTAAACTTGCCCTTCACGTGTCCATTTTGTGTGGGTGTCAATAGTCAATACAATTAGTTATGTGCACaaatatacaaaaacaacatGTAGATGTTGGATTCAGCACTGTGGCTCAGTGGGGAGTGTCCGAGTGGTGTTAAGAATAGCCCTTCTCTCCTGTGTTGCTTGCCCATCTCTAAGCCTTTGTGACTCATTCAGTGGGCTGGCAGGTGGGAATGGCAGCAGGTCAAAGATTTGACAATAACAACAGAGCACATAACACCTCAGACCAGACGCTTCCAGCATGAACCAGCCCATAACATAAAGCACAATGGCCAAGTGATCATCAGGGAAATACAGGTCTATACTGTATCTTACAGGAAAACACCACTTCAGGTGAAACGGGCCTAGTCGTCAGCGGCAATTCCAGTGTAACAGAAATATTCTttgacaaaaaaatgttttttaactttcaaatgtatgccaaacaaaaataTTGTTTCCAAAGTGTAACATACCATAAACATCTATGCCCTACCTTTAACAATTTGCACTGAACATTTTACACAAACTAATTTAGTGAAAGAACCGTGCAGATGCAAACTTTGGTAACGGAATTCCGGTAAAATCTCGCTCAGGTTTTTATGACGTTTTCCAAAAACTCTGTTAAATATCTGCGccgaattaagattcaaagattTCTACAGAAAGTATGGGGTGTCAActatgacatgacaccttgagtttgaaaaatctcttttggttattgaactacagtaagtggaTCTGAATGTCATTatcatgtttcacaagtttggacatcacagcGCACCACACCAGAGCACAGTAGAGTTCAATgcagtagagtaaagtacagtcaagtacaatacattacaatatactgtacagtCTTCTACTTTACCTTTctttattgtaatgtattgtaatgtatggaCTGTACTCaatgtactgtattttactgtactctactgtgccaCTTGCTGTTCTGTGCAAATTTGTGGAACATACGTCTATGATATGTCCAGATTAGGTCCGGTCTGTCTGGACGTTAACATCAACATCAAGGccagctgaacataacagtatgccagtggaagggaggacagtaacaggtgacccaactgtggattgtgactactatgatttcccattgtagccaacAGTAATTATGTTACGGATGTTTTGGTAATTCCGTTACCAAATTggttttaatcacttaataattcataaacaaaattGATATCAGTAAAATCACTATAACTAATTGGTAGGTCAATTATTACTTGTAACttctgtggagggagagaaattagaaaatGTCTTAAAGATATGTGTGTTTTTAGTAACGGAATTTGATGGCACAAGGCAATATTTCTTAAATTTACCGAAGATAACCCCCCCCAGGCAGGGATCTTTACGTCCAACAttgttgtgttttgatgtatttctgatATGTTTCAATAGGTTTTCCAAGACCCCTTTTCCATCCATTTATTCAGAAATCAGAGCCTTACATTTTTTtagatggaaaatggttgaaaaatgtatcaatGCTTTCATTTCCCAAACATctagactcttagctttcatttgacacccaatttgacatgctcctatgaacttcactttggtgctcatgggttcttttacatggaaatgccctcAGGCACTATGCCTTAAGCCAAGCAAACATAATGTCTTTGTTGTGAAATGTCATAACATCTCCATGACCTTAGTCTGTTTTTTAAAGAAATCAACATAATGAGATTGGAGTGAAATGGAATGTCCTGCACTGAAACAACTGAGACACAACTACCTTCTTGGCCCAAGGTTTTGGAAATGAAGACCAATGTTTGGGTAGTTGGGGCCTGCAGTAGAGGGCGAGGAGGGAAAAGGTGGGGTCCCTGGCTTGTCCGTCTTTGTGAGTGTTTAGGGTTGAGAGCAGCACCCACCCCTGCTGCTTGGCTGCTCTCCATGTGCCGAGGACCCTGGGAATGAATGGTGCCCGAGCACTGTCTTTCTTTGAAGCCAGCCAGGAATGCGAGgcccttttttttcttctttttttttaggCACTAACTATCTGCGGTGCTCATTGTTCATCAGCTAGGCGGACAGACGTCACAGGCATGCAATAGCCGCCTCTCGTCTTGGTCTTGGGGGAGAAGGACTCACTGGAACTTTACATTTCCTCCTGGTAACTTGTTTTGGTCCTTCTTTCACCGATAGATTCACCAGTAGGTTACTACTAAGCTATCTGAATTGTATCTAAAAGTCAAGTGCTAACTTGGAAATAGTtagttgtttttttcttcttcattatTTCATGTGGCATCAAAAGTGTGAGCTCTCAAACCAACAACTTTGTCAAAGGATTTGGTAAGTTGCTGCTTACAAGTTTCCTTGTGGTACTCTTAAAAATGTATTCCACTTAGGCCTGTTGGTATGAGTTGATTTGACTCTAATAGTAGTCACTAGCCTATGTGATGGTTTATCCAGCCAACCAGTTCAGTTTTCTGGTGTAGTTTGCTGTAGTAATGGTGTGAGTGTATTTGTCTGggaatttctctctctgttctctctgtgcaTTTTTGCCACTAACTGGCCTCCCCATCACTTTCAAATAAGCGCTCCCCTGTAGTTCCCCTGTTAGTGTGCTAGCAGTTCAAGGATAGAAGCCTGGCAGCCGCTGCACATTGAGAATCAGGTGTACCTCTACAACACATGAAAACAAACCCCTTTTAACATCACTAACTAGACCCGGGAAGTCCGTGTGCATGTTAGCTGGAGGTTTTCATATTTTCATCAGCTGCAAACCAGGGGACAAGGGGGAGATCTATAACACTTGGTCGTTGAAGGTCTCAGAATGGTCACTGTAGTTTCTGGTACAACGTGGCTTGGAACAGAGGTACCTCAGCCATCTTAAATGGTTGGTATTTGACCAATTtgtttgtgtatgtctgtgttggCCCGTGAGAGAGTGAAACCTGTTCGGCATCAAGGACTGTGGAGCTCATTGGCTTTTATTTGTGTTGGATACACTGATCTGTGTGTATGCGTGACAGGTATGCACCTCCTGGAGGAAAACTAATCACCAAAGGCCTGTGTTCAGCTTTCTTCTTAAACTGTACTATCATCCACCATTACAGCTTCCTGTTGGTGGACTTTGTATCAGTATTTTGATGTTGGGTAAAACTGTATTGTAAACACCAATTTTGCCAGAAAGAGAAGTTTCACTGTACTAAACCTAGATAAATCAGACTCCCTCTTCCGTTACAAACAAGGTCAGCATGAAATTGAAGATGACGATTCAAAGTTCTTTGGAACTTATTACTTCCTGCTACGACAAAATGGGGGAAAAAGCCCTTGGTTTTATCACTGAGATATTGAACCATGACATATAAACAACAATATTTACCTTTGAAAGCTTTTCTTTAACAAACACCAAACAAACACCCAACAGATGATATAATGTTGAATTAAGATGGCGCCGGGAAAAAAATGGCAGCCGTTTTCCGGgcgcctaaccaattgtgctgtgatgtggTGTTTGGTGTTTAAAACCTTAGATTAGACCTTAAAGAAACATACTATTTGTCAAGTCATTAAACACATTCAGTGTATGTGCTTGGTTGGTTTCCTGATGAGTTAATCCAACACACAGTGCTACATGCAGTGTTCCAGTGGTGGATAATCCATTAAAAAAAAGTTATCACATGACTAATCCTCAAATATGTCTGCAAAATGTATATGGAATTCCGGGCATTTTTGGAGCGGTGCAACGTGCACCTCAAGGTTCTAATTAAGGGGTCTGGTTCCACAGGCACCTCTAACAGGTGTTCCATGCTGTATGTAGGCTTTCCATTAAACTCATACATGTTGTTCCAAATGTTGTATTTGATACTTTTTACACATTTCCTGACAATgatatttgaaatacattttgttttccTGTGAAAAACATTTGCTATAGGAAAAAATATGCAGTCAACATCTTTGCATTGCAAAAAAGCAGAACTGTTCTTTTGTTAGCCTCTTGTGCTTAATTGCTGATATTTAAATTCCCAGCCCTCCATTTCCGTGATTAGCCAAGAAAAGGCCTATTCTCCTCTGAGGCTGAGCCCTCCTAACTCAGGACTTAGTGCCTTAATAGTTGAAGTCATGGACAATTCTACAGTAACAGAATTGTGTTAAGATTTTTCACTTAAATTTTATGCCGAATTAAGAGtcaaaagatgtctgcagaaagaatggggtgtcaatTATAACATGACACCTTGCGTTTGAATGTATactgaagaaaaaaataaacgcaacatgtaaagtggtcccatgtttcataagctgaaataaacgaccccagaaatgttccatacacacaaaaatcttatttctctcaagtTTTGTGCactatgccagtggaagggagaaatgtagcaggtgacccaactgtggtttgtaactactatgatttcccattgtagccaattaaGTTGCAGAAATTCTGAAATTCTGTCACCGATTTGGTAACATCATTTTGAGTTTGAATCACTTAATAATTCCTAAACAAAATTGactttacttgttacttctgtgaactttcattatcctccctcctcatgaggGAGATAATTTAGAAAAACTCACATATCTTTAAGACATTttggtagaggtcgaccgattattatttttcaactccgataccgattaatcggccgatttttatttatttatttgtaataatgacaattacaacaatactgaatgaacacttattttaacctagtataatacatcaataaaaatcaatttagcctcaaataaataatgaaacatgttcaatttggtttaaataatgcaaaaacaaagtgttggagaagaaagtaaaagtgcaatatgtgccatgtaaaaaagctaacgttgtAGTTAAtttagtatttataggactatttctctctattccatatgtatttcatatacctttgactattggatgttcttataggcactatagtattgccagtgtaacagtgtagcttccgtccctctcctcgcccctacctgggctcgaaccaggaacacatcgacaacagccaccatcgaagcatcgttacccatcgctccacaaaatccgcggcccttgcagggcaaggggaacaactactccaagtctcagagcaagtgacgtttgaaacgctattagcgcgcaccctgctaactagctagccatttcacatcggttacaccagcctaatctcgggagttgataggcttgaagtcataaacagctcaatgcttgaagcacagcgaagagctgcttgcaaaacacactaaagtgctgtttgaatgaatgcttacgagcctgcttctGCCAACCACCgcccagtcagactgctctatcaaatatcaaatcatagacttaattataacataataacacacagatatacgagcctttggtcattaatatggttgaatccggaaactatcatttcgaaaacaaaacgtttattatttcagtgaaatatcggaaccgttccgtattttatctaacgggtggcatccctaagtctaaatattgctgttacattgtacaaccttcaatgttatgtcataattagtttgcaacaagccaggcggcccaaactgttgcatataccctgactttgcgtgcaatgaacgcaagagaagtgacacaatttcacctatATTGCCTggtaacctggatttattttatctaaatatgcaagtttaaaaaatatatacttctgtgtattgattttaagaaaggcattggtgtttttggttaggtacagtcgtgcaacgattgtgcttttttcgcaaatgcacttttgttaaatcatcccccgtttggcgaagttggctgtctttgttaggaagaaatagtcttcacacagttctcaACGAGCCAGgaggcccaaactgctgcatataccctgactctgttgcaagagaagtgacacaatttacctagttaaaagaaattcattttggcaggcaatattaactaaatatgcaggtttaaaaatatatacttgtgtattgattttaagaaagcattgatgtttatggttaggtacacgttggagcaacgacagtcctttttttgcgaatgcgcaccgcatcgattatatacaatgcaggacatgctagataaactagtaatatcatccaccatatgtagttaactagtgattatgattgattgattgatttttatatgataagtttaatgctagctagcaacttatcttggcttcttactgcattcacatgacaggcaggctcctcgtggagtgcaatgtgaggcaggtggttagagcgttggactagttaactgtaaggttgcaagattgaatccccgagctaacaaggtaaaaatctgttgttcagcccctgaacaaggcagttaacccaccgttcctaggccgccattgaaaataagaatgtgttctaaactgaattgcctagttaaataaaggtgtaaaaaaataaaaaatgtatattaaAAAATTGGTGTCCAAaattaccgatttccgattgttatgaaaacttgaaatcgtccttaattaatcggccattccgattaatcggtcaacctctagttttTGGTAACCGTATTTCAAGtcaatgtttcttaaacttacagaatGCAGAAAAAAATATCCTAAACTAAAtataagtgttgatattagttggctggggtctttACTTCATTATTATTGTGTTGTAATGTACATCTTCTGTAATCCCTttttaagactttttctggtaAATGTTTTATAAGACAGATTTTATATCTGTCTGACAAtaaatcaaagcctttgcttattGCATTTTAGGTTGGAAAACGATTGAAAAAATGTATATATGCCTTAATTTATCAAACACATATGGACTcatagctttcatttgacacccaatttgcCACCCAATTTGATAACCAATGCTCccatgaacttcacatgttgttgctcatgggtccttttacatggaaatgccctcGTCCTGACAGTGGACctgtgggcagtgggcagtgggcaaGTCTTTCTCGTGAGAAATTCCAGATCAATGGAGTGAACGGTGAAATCACATTTATATTATTACAGATATAAGTGTACGGTGTACATTATCACTATTACAGATACCAGTGCTACGGTGTACATTAGCACTATTACAGATACCAGTGCTACGGTGTACTTTAGCACTATTACAGATACCAGTGCTACGGTGTACATTAGCACTATTACAGATACCAGTGCTACGGTGTACATTAGTACATTAGCACTATTACAGATACCAGTGCTACGGTGTACATTATCACTATTACAGATACCAGTGCTACGGTGTACATTAGCACTATTACAGATACCAGTGCTACGGTGTACATTAGCACTATTACAGATACCAGTGCTACGGTGTACATTATCACTATTACAGATACCAGTGCTACGGTGTACATTAGCACTATTACAGATACCAGTGCTACGGTGTACATTAGCACTTGGAAAGGGCACATTTTTGTCAGGGGTGGAACTTAGATTTCCACCTCTCACTAACAAGAGAGGTCATGCAGTATTGCAGATGTCAGAAATTCCAAAAATCTATTTAGAGAGAGATAGTTATCAGAATTCTCTGAGAATTTCTTAATTGCATTTAGCTGAAAGGTTCTGTGGCTGTACCTTTGATTTAGTAGGccggtgttgtgttgttgtccaaGTAGACATGCCATGATGATAATCTCACACAAACATAGTATTAATAGTCAACAGAGTCAGCTATACTCGCTGAGAAAGCAGCACATGGTGCATGCCCCATTTCCTGTATGTTTTCATTGGCAGGAAAAAGCTACGGCATATTTAGGTTGGATTTTTGACTCCTAGCTCTAGGAGGAGGAAATGGAGCATgataaattacattttatttctaTTAAGATAAccaatatgtttttattttaattttaggaGTTATTGAAAAAGCAGACTACTGAAGAAGCTTAGAAAAGAAGGCAGAAAATGACCTGAATTCTCAGAAGTGAAAGATTAAGCTAAATGTGTCCGTATCACTGCCATTTCACCTGGGTCCACGCTTCAGTTTCCAATGCCAGATGGATTCCTATAATTTCCACTTTGAGAGAATGAGCAACCTGGACCTGCACCCTCTGAGCCTACCATTGAGTCGGCTCTCCCCAGCCAAGTCCACTAGCAGCATCGACCAGATCACCCACCAGCACGGCAAGGGCGACTCGGCCTACAGCTCCTTCTCTGGGGGCTCCAGTGCCCCAGAATATCCGTCCCCCCTCCTTTCAGACGACCTCCAGCACCACAGCCTGCACTACACAGACCTGAAGTATGTGAAGGCCATCTACCACCCCAACGTCCTCGACTCTGACGCCAAGAGCATGGATCAGCTCTACCGCTCGGTGGAGGCCATCTCAAATCAGTACCGCCACAACGATGGCTGCCTGAGTGCTTCGCAGTACTGTGATCAGAATCAGGAAACGCTActgccccctcctcccctgccGCCTCCACCCCCCGCCCGCATGGACAGCTTCATAGCCACCAGGAACTTGGAGAACTGTAGGGCACAGCACGGCCCCGAGGGCCAGCTAGCAGACAGGCCACCTCCACAGCCCCAGACAAATAATTCTGTTTCTGCCTGTCTCAAGGCTGACCTAGTCTATGGCCACCGGGCCTCACAGCCCTATCACAGGGACCCAGTCGACCCTGACCACACAGTTAATAACACTGAGCAACAAAAGTCAGCAAACATCTTAAGTGGATCACCCCCTCACACGAGTCAGCCTGAGCAGCCCAAACAGCAGTCCGGTAGCGGCGATGGCGGGCACTTGGAGGGTCAGCGCAAGAGGGTGCACTTGGCCCATGGCTCCCTCATGCCGGAGCAGCAGCGGTCCGCCAGCCCCTGGCATGTGGCACAGAACAAGGTTAACAGCAGCATCCAGCACAAGGGCCAGTTCTACTTCGTTACAGGTGTTTGTAAGTCCAGTCTGAAGCATGGCTCTCTGTGTGTGCCCGAGGCGGGCAGTGAGAGCCCTGTGCCAGCGCCAGTGGAGACCCACAGgctggtggagatggagagttcACACAACACCATGGACAACATGTTCAGGAACACCCAACAGATGCAGCACAGCACCCATGACACCGCAACAACCAATGACAGGGAGTTTTACACCAAGAGTCAAGATGAGGAGAACCTGATTCAGAGTAGAATTTCATACGGCCCCTCTCACATTTCAAACCAGGGCTCGCGCAGTTTCGATGCCTTAGAGCAAAGTCACAAGGTCCAGAGCAGAGTTATCGGCAGACATCACAGCCCCAACCACCACATCTTCTACTGCGGCCCAGAGGAGAACTGTCCTCCATTATCAAACTTCCACAACCTGGTAGTCCCTCCTCCAATCAGCATGGAGCAGGCCAACCACCACAAGAGATACAAACAGGtcaagagagggaggaggcagcTATTAGGAGATGTTGCCAGTGAAAAGATCAACAAGGAAACCACCCCGCTTCTGTACCACCTCACTGGAGCCAACAGGGTGGCGCTGAGTTTGCACAAGCCCGAAAAGGACATTGAGGTCAGTGTGAAAAGTAAAGATGCAGGCCGGAACACCACCCCCATTAGCTGTAGTGATACGACACCACGGGGTGAAACATCCAAGGAAGAGAGAGTGCAGGCTACCTCCCACCTCTGCAACACCATGGATGACGCCTTCACGAAGTACTACAAGGAGAAACTGAAGGACGCCCAGTCTAAGGTGCTCAGGGAGACCTCCTTTAAGAGGAGGGACCTGCAGCTGTCCTGGCCCCACAGAGTGAGGCAGAGGCCTGAGCTCAGGCCCACAGTACTTCACATGGTCTCCTCTTCACAGGACTCTGAGACCTCAACAGACACACTCACCCCCTCCCCAACATACTCTGAGGGGACCGATGAGGAGAACATAAAGGAAACGGGGAAGGAGGTTGAGAAGGTGATAGAGAGCGTGGTGGTGAAGGACAGTGAAAAGGAAAATGGGAGATCAGCGAATGTTGCCCAGCCTCAGGTGCCTCGAATCAGGGGAAGGAGGCGCCTGACTACAGAGCAGAAGAAGCTGTGCTACTCAGAGCCGGAGAATCTGAACCAGCTGGGTGACACACCCTCCCACCACGCAGCCTGCCGTTCCCTGGGCAACGAAAGTGAAGGAGGCCTGCTAGTGCTCTCaagtgaggagggggagctggGAGAACAGGGCCTGGTGGCAGCTAGGAGAAAGATGTTTGAAACCAGAGGCAGGGCCATGTCTGCCTCCAGCCTCTCCAAGACATCCCTGAAGCACCTCCAGCACAAGGCCCTGGTGGCCTACATGGAGCGCAAGACGGGACACAAGGTGGCTGAGTCCCAGCAGCCCAACCCTCAAGCCTCTCAAGTCCCCAGCCAGAGGCACTCCACGGCTGGGAAGCCTTCTGACTGGGATCCCAGGCCTCAGTCTGGGAATAAAGAAGGCCCCAAGAAGAAGCTGCACAGGCCCCACTCCGCTGGTCGCATCCTGGACTCAACCTCCAGCTCGATAAGGTACTCA encodes the following:
- the shroom1 gene encoding protein Shroom3 isoform X1 codes for the protein MDSYNFHFERMSNLDLHPLSLPLSRLSPAKSTSSIDQITHQHGKGDSAYSSFSGGSSAPEYPSPLLSDDLQHHSLHYTDLKYVKAIYHPNVLDSDAKSMDQLYRSVEAISNQYRHNDGCLSASQYCDQNQETLLPPPPLPPPPPARMDSFIATRNLENCRAQHGPEGQLADRPPPQPQTNNSVSACLKADLVYGHRASQPYHRDPVDPDHTVNNTEQQKSANILSGSPPHTSQPEQPKQQSGSGDGGHLEGQRKRVHLAHGSLMPEQQRSASPWHVAQNKVNSSIQHKGQFYFVTGVCKSSLKHGSLCVPEAGSESPVPAPVETHRLVEMESSHNTMDNMFRNTQQMQHSTHDTATTNDREFYTKSQDEENLIQSRISYGPSHISNQGSRSFDALEQSHKVQSRVIGRHHSPNHHIFYCGPEENCPPLSNFHNLVVPPPISMEQANHHKRYKQVKRGRRQLLGDVASEKINKETTPLLYHLTGANRVALSLHKPEKDIEVSVKSKDAGRNTTPISCSDTTPRGETSKEERVQATSHLCNTMDDAFTKYYKEKLKDAQSKVLRETSFKRRDLQLSWPHRVRQRPELRPTVLHMVSSSQDSETSTDTLTPSPTYSEGTDEENIKETGKEVEKVIESVVVKDSEKENGRSANVAQPQVPRIRGRRRLTTEQKKLCYSEPENLNQLGDTPSHHAACRSLGNESEGGLLVLSSEEGELGEQGLVAARRKMFETRGRAMSASSLSKTSLKHLQHKALVAYMERKTGHKVAESQQPNPQASQVPSQRHSTAGKPSDWDPRPQSGNKEGPKKKLHRPHSAGRILDSTSSSIRYSQFSSSSTQARGYSQQASWRELPSHSQGKSASVESLLDQPEPPEFFRNRSTSTPHAFQGHNYMNDPSPVNTLDTSSTQTQGPVDEETVVMRRGQAMSVPEGQRVRVVAQRGKSMEELGMSQVSHSLVLNKSSEQLDQLCSRQGPGPGQEKRIVSFFGEGQEKAQRQTKRKPLFKQESAPQLGSEEDKEEMTKSTRESSESVSPAWRISSRVRTRSDGSPRSYDFGPLVKDEIETTELSCDVPLPPSHNSQESSERAVKSTSTSPSIPTNPRGTRESKTGSSRVKTARPLHHSVVREQSVDEPSVSPKSPQEVSLSCGVTTDPTLWIIPPEPGSKDEGEDPALSDNLAEGETPNLAPASAACEPLTISSSTTPVPDTDTSQSGEGEQPEEKKETNAVEGETPAGETESPEKTPTTEESKWEELVEEVVTADQSLARVLHPLTNRKTALMLMERLLSEDTLLMEEHYKKKQEQRDAADSSEAVDDPEARPTSPDDDQIQPQPEPLSKADVTEKKRLLVVCIEKRLRALEEPCGALQVEVHENGVRGEAVEALVRERCTPVELERYGLFIGDLERVVSLLLCLSSRLARVQNALSTVDQHTDEEEKDSLDNRHRLLCKQWEDAKDLKDNLDRRERMVSNFLSRCLTAEQLQDYQHFVQTKASLLIRTKDLDERQRLGEEQLESLLNTLPPWGPPSGPHPSLSSPLAVHQLSGVIEP
- the shroom1 gene encoding protein Shroom3 isoform X2, with translation MDSYNFHFERMSNLDLHPLSLPLSRLSPAKSTSSIDQITHQHGKGDSAYSSFSGGSSAPEYPSPLLSDDLQHHSLHYTDLKYVKAIYHPNVLDSDAKSMDQLYRSVEAISNQYRHNDGCLSASQYCDQNQETLLPPPPLPPPPPARMDSFIATRNLENCRAQHGPEGQLADRPPPQPQTNNSVSACLKADLVYGHRASQPYHRDPVDPDHTVNNTEQQKSANILSGSPPHTSQPEQPKQQSGSGDGGHLEGQRKRVHLAHGSLMPEQQRSASPWHVAQNKVNSSIQHKGQFYFVTGVCKSSLKHGSLCVPEAGSESPVPAPVETHRLVEMESSHNTMDNMFRNTQQMQHSTHDTATTNDREFYTKSQDEENLIQSRISYGPSHISNQGSRSFDALEQSHKVQSRVIGRHHSPNHHIFYCGPEENCPPLSNFHNLVVPPPISMEQANHHKRYKQVKRGRRQLLGDVASEKINKETTPLLYHLTGANRVALSLHKPEKDIEVSVKSKDAGRNTTPISCSDTTPRGETSKEERVQATSHLCNTMDDAFTKYYKEKLKDAQSKVLRETSFKRRDLQLSWPHRVRQRPELRPTVLHMVSSSQDSETSTDTLTPSPTYSEGTDEENIKETGKEVEKVIESVVVKDSEKENGRSANVAQPQVPRIRGRRRLTTEQKKLCYSEPENLNQLGDTPSHHAACRSLGNESEGGLLVLSSEEGELGEQGLVAARRKMFETRGRAMSASSLSKTSLKHLQHKALVAYMERKTGHKVAESQQPNPQASQVPSQRHSTAGKPSDWDPRPQSGNKEGPKKKLHRPHSAGRILDSTSSSIRYSQFSSSSTQARGYSQQASWRELPSHSQGKSASVESLLDQPEPPEFFRNRSTSTPHAFQGHNYMNDPSPVNTLDTSSTQTQGPVDEETVVMRRGQAMSVPEGQRVRVVAQRGKSMEELGMSQVSHSLVLNKSSEQLDQLCSRQGPGPGQEKRIVSFFGEGQEKAQRQTKRKPLFKQESAPQLGSEEDKEEMTKSTRESSESVSPAWRISSRVRTRSDGSPRSYDFGPLVKDEIETTELSCDVPLPPSHNSQESSERAVKSTSTSPSIPTNPRGTRESKTGSRVKTARPLHHSVVREQSVDEPSVSPKSPQEVSLSCGVTTDPTLWIIPPEPGSKDEGEDPALSDNLAEGETPNLAPASAACEPLTISSSTTPVPDTDTSQSGEGEQPEEKKETNAVEGETPAGETESPEKTPTTEESKWEELVEEVVTADQSLARVLHPLTNRKTALMLMERLLSEDTLLMEEHYKKKQEQRDAADSSEAVDDPEARPTSPDDDQIQPQPEPLSKADVTEKKRLLVVCIEKRLRALEEPCGALQVEVHENGVRGEAVEALVRERCTPVELERYGLFIGDLERVVSLLLCLSSRLARVQNALSTVDQHTDEEEKDSLDNRHRLLCKQWEDAKDLKDNLDRRERMVSNFLSRCLTAEQLQDYQHFVQTKASLLIRTKDLDERQRLGEEQLESLLNTLPPWGPPSGPHPSLSSPLAVHQLSGVIEP